A single Pyxicephalus adspersus chromosome 8, UCB_Pads_2.0, whole genome shotgun sequence DNA region contains:
- the VHL gene encoding von Hippel-Lindau disease tumor suppressor, translating to MPVGISHPPDHFPRLRSINSQQLVRVLFCNRTSRYVQPVWVNFRGEPQPYPIMPPYTGRRMNTYLGHVWMFREAETDVPLIVNNREMYVPSPNAEGQIGTVNITIQVYTLKDCCLQLIRNLVEPKNIRKLDIVRSLYEDLENRPSIAKDINRLASSVWDSGPDNPMAINGIL from the exons ATGCCTGTAGGAATTTCTCATCCGCCTGATCACTTTCCTCGGCTTCGCTCTATCAACAGCCAGCAGCTCGTTCGGGTTTTGTTCTGTAACAGGACCTCTCGCTACGTGCAGCCAGTATGGGTGAACTTTCGGGGGGAGCCGCAGCCCTACCCCATTATGCCACCGTACACAGGACGGAGGATGAACACTTATCTTG GTCACGTGTGGATGTTCCGTGAAGCTGAAACCGATGTGCCACTGATTGTAAACAATAGAGAAATGTATGTACCTTCCCCTAATGCTGAAGGACAGATCGGGACTGTGAACATCACTATACAAG TGTATACGCTGAAGGACTGCTGCCTACAGTTAATACGAAACTTAGTGGAACCAAAAAACATCAGAAAGCTGGATATTGTGAGGTCCCTGTACGAGGACTTGGAAAACAGGCCAAGCATCGCAAAGGATATTAATCGCTTAGCATCCAGTGTCTGGGATAGCGGTCCAGACAACCCCATGGCAATCAATGGCATCCTATAA